One window from the genome of Cryptomeria japonica chromosome 6, Sugi_1.0, whole genome shotgun sequence encodes:
- the LOC131048184 gene encoding uncharacterized protein LOC131048184: protein MSKKKAFSGSTMTLKDFHGGSIPSDLPLPSAPGTVVKVPERERQNAGSSWGGPANRGFSAGIRQGFGNNPQRGFEEKVSYLPNSANIGRNFDEDERKPLDGFPRRGGGEEDYQEERRYRAGDRVVPARSEVKSESAGLGIARQQQQHSASSQHDFGLVSNQDRGLNQVLFVNQGLAPLPKQSGSARSGQQFGPAPVPASAPASAAVPNAWGIRREADHFAVNENLSSTLRCAESVASRFAQASAVDKVSSGRWQSRLSFEQQSDRFGQTQHLDSLCDGRKTGVDSGSLGSGVAESDYIGRWTRTQVSTEQNSYDERDRYDVDDFKRNSYVESRKGASVEVGKTDSAKDFLIEPALNSAVDKLTVYAETARASFGESAQARFGSNVDNSGNADAGFNRTDVRADISRSEMAALGNTVPRQLSPVMDYNENKNVSSHLKERVVLGENSVEVSEPYYNTRSALSIGNSRDSLISEGSKSTFYSDYKVSGNVVQSLDNEASRNRFGTEDARLSSPHGGYRPRSSESNLSPAIGSSVHVRSDSSVRPRLNLLPRTKPLEFASETAASEHSENSHSGLMNKSFEHHTASSPVPVEAMNGVGNAIYSAGKALGTSEIEEENRRSGRPKLNLKPRTVPVEQLDANLEKERQSLFGGARPRELVLKERGVDDTVINGLDPVPVDNIGKGSKMTPKGTNQLDEKFEQNVDSSGVGRNIRLDEKAENVMSDRKVNGPPERLDTSRSERRDLDKKDHRADMEKQELQRNIRRNENWRSPHNNYKQERRQDPDKQDSWRKPADPPSSNSGPQKNMSSSLVDTSTDVPGKHGHGRATSAVELAKAFSRSASLIVNGQRSSVTNPSNDSSGRKALPFSRLTDSSAPREFYSSSAQRHINGY from the exons ATGTCAAAAAAGAAGGCTTTTAGCGGATCCACAATGACCCTCAAGGACTTCCATGGCGGCTCCATTCCATCCGATCTTCCTCTCCCTTCCGCGCCTGGAAC GGTTGTGAAGGTTCCGGAGAGGGAGAGGCAAAACGCTGGATCGAGCTGGGGAGGTCCGGCTAATAGGGGATTTTCTGCCGGAATTAGGCAGGGGTTTGGGAATAATCCGCAGCGAGGGTTTGAGGAAAAGGTGTCCTATCTTCCGAACTCTGCAAACATTGGTCGTAATTTCGATGAGGATGAGCGCAAGCCTCTGGATGGCTTTCCTCGCCGTGGTGGTGGTGAAGAGGATTATCAAGAGGAGCGCCGCTATAGGGCGGGGGATCGGGTGGTGCCTGCACGGTCTGAGGTTAAATCTGAATCTGCCGGATTGGGGATTGCTCGGCAGCAACAGCAGCATTCCGCATCATCGCAGCATGATTTTGGATTGGTTAGCAATCAGGATCGGGGTTTGAACCAAGTGTTATTTGTTAATCAGGGTCTTGCTCCTCTTCCGAAACAGTCAGGTAGTGCGCGGTCTGGTCAGCAATTTGGACCTGCACCTGTCCCTGCTTCGGCTCCTGCTTCTGCAGCAGTGCCAAATGCTTGGGGAATTCGCCGAGAAGCGGATCATTTTGCTGTAAATGAGAACTTGTCTTCAACGTTGAGGTGTGCAGAGTCTGTCGCATCGAGGTTTGCTCAAGCGAGTGCTGTGGACAAGGTTTCTTCTGGCAGATGGCAGTCAAGGTTGTCTTTTGAGCAGCAGTCTGATAGATTTGGCCAGACTCAGCATTTGGATTCCTTGTGCGATGGCCGGAAAACAGGAGTGGATTCTGGTAGTTTAGGCTCTGGTGTCGCTGAGTCTGATTACATAGGCAGATGGACCAGAACCCAAGTCAGCACAGAGCAGAATAGCTACGATGAAAGGGATAGGTATGATGTTGATGATTTCAAAAGGAATAGTTATGTGGAGAGTAGGAAGGGAGCATCTGTAGAGGTAGGGAAAACAGATTCTGCAAAAGATTTTTTGATTGAGCCAGCACTAAATAGTGCTGTTGACAAGCTAACGGTATATGCAGAAACTGCTAGAGCAAGTTTTGGAGAATCGGCACAAGCAAGGTTTGGTTCAAATGTGGATAATAGTGGTAATGCAGATGCTGGCTTTAATAGAACTGATGTTCGTGCAGACATTAGTAGGAGTGAGATGGCTGCTCTTGGCAACACAGTTCCAAGGCAATTGTCTCCCGTTATGGATTATAATGAAAATAAGAATGTTAGCAGTCACCTTAAAGAGAGAGTAGTGCTAGGTGAAAATAGTGTTGAGGTTTCTGAGCCTTATTATAATACAAGAAGTGCACTTAGTATAGGTAATTCTAGGGATTCTTTAATATCTGAGGGTTCAAAGAGCACCTTTTATTCAGACTATAAAGTTAGTGGAAATGTTGTTCAAAGTTTGGACAATGAGGCTAGTAGAAATAGGTTTGGAACAGAAGATGCACGTTTGTCTAGTCCGCATGGTGGCTACAGGCCACGTTCAAGTGAGAGTAACCTTTCCCCTGCAATTGGGTCTTCAGTTCATGTGCGATCTGATTCTTCAGTGCGACCCAGATTAAATCTACTCCCACGTACCAAACCATTGGAATTTGCATCCGAGACTGCAGCATCAGAGCACTCAGAG AATTCTCATAGTGGGTTGATGAATAAGTCATTTGAGCATCACACTGCTTCTAGCCCAGTACCTGTTGAAGCTATGAATGGAGTAGGAAATGCCATTTATTCAGCTGGGAAAGCCTTGGGGACATCTGAAATTGAGGAGGAGAACAGACGTAGTGGGCGACCAAAATTAAATTTGAAGCCTCGCACAGTCCCTGTTGAGCAACTTGATGCAAATCTAGAAAAGGAAAG GCAATCTCTTTTTGGTGGGGCACGGCCACGTGAATTG GTTCTGAAGGAGCGTGGTGTCGATGATACAGTAATTAATGGTCTTGATCCAGTTCCTGTGGATAACAT TGGTAAGGGAAGCAAAATGACCCCAAAGGGGACAAACCAATTGGATGAGAAGTTTGAACAAAATGTTGATTCTTCAGGTGTTGGTCGAAATATTCGACTAGATGAGAAAGCTGAAAATGTTATGTCTGATAGGAAAGTAAATGGGCCTCCGGAGAGGCTGGATACAAGTCGTTCTGAGCGGAGAGACCTTGACAAGAAGGATCACCGGGCAGATATGGAGAAGCAAGAGCTCCAAAGAAATATCAGGAGAAATGAGAACTGGCGCAGTCCACATAATAACTATAAACAAGAGAGAAGGCAAGATCCTGATAAACAAGATAGCTGGCGCAAGCCGGCTGATCCCCCTAGTTCAAATAGTGGTCCACAGAAGAATATGTCTTCGTCTCTGGTAGATACATCAACTGATGTGCCAGGTAAACATGGACATGGCCGAGCTACATCTGCTGTGGAACTTGCTAAAGCATTCTCCAGATCAGCATCTCTTATAGTCAATGGACAGAGGTCATCTGTTACAAATCCTTCTAATGATTCTTCTGGAAGAAAGGCACTGCCCTTTTCTCGTCTTACAGACTCGTCTGCCCCTAGAGAATTTTATTCAAGCTCTGCTCAAAGACATATCAATGGATATTGA